TCCGCTCTGGAACCTCCGGACGACGGTTCAGTACCCGGCACGCGACAAGACTGGCCAAAGGATCTGTCATGTCGTGGTTAATTCTCATTCTTTCCGGCGCGCTTGAGGCCGTCTGGGCTGCCGCCCTGCACCGCTCCAAGGGCTTCCGCAAACCCATACCCACAGTGGTTTTCCTGGTGTCCGTCATCGCCAGCACCGGCGGCCTTGCGATCGCCATGCAATCCATTCCTACCGGCACGGCGTACGCGGTGTGGGTGGGTGTCGGCGTGGTACTAACGTCGGCTTACGCCATGGTCACCAAGGTGGAACGCGCGACGACGGCCCGGCTGCTGTTGCTCGCAGGTATCGGCGCGTGCGTGGTCGGCCTGAAGGTGGTGGCGTAGCCATGGCTGCAACAACAACCACTACCAGGAACACAGCAAAGAACGGCGTTTTCTGGCTGGTTCTCCTCGCCTCGGCCATTCTGGAGGCTGTATGGGCCACGGCGCTGGGACTTTCCGACGGATTCACGCAACTCATTCCCACGTTGGTCTTCGCGGTCACGGCAACCCTGAGCATGCTCGGGCTGGGCATCGCGGTGAAGCGCATTCCCCTGGGCACAGCCTACGCAGTATGGGTGGGAATCGGTGCGGCGCTGACCGTCGGCTGGGCCATGGTCACCGGGGTCGAGCCTGCGAGCCCATTGAAGCTGCTCTTCATCGCGGGAATCGTAGGCTGTGCTGCCGGTTTGAAGGCCCTACCTGCTGAGAAACCTGTAGCCAAGGCAGAGTAGCTACCACTCCGTGGCTCTCCATTTCGACGGACCGCTGCACAACAGCCTGACACATACCGTCCTACCATCGAATACGCAGCGAGCCGTCGAACTGG
This window of the Arthrobacter sp. StoSoilB5 genome carries:
- a CDS encoding multidrug efflux SMR transporter, whose translation is MAATTTTTRNTAKNGVFWLVLLASAILEAVWATALGLSDGFTQLIPTLVFAVTATLSMLGLGIAVKRIPLGTAYAVWVGIGAALTVGWAMVTGVEPASPLKLLFIAGIVGCAAGLKALPAEKPVAKAE
- a CDS encoding multidrug efflux SMR transporter, with amino-acid sequence MSWLILILSGALEAVWAAALHRSKGFRKPIPTVVFLVSVIASTGGLAIAMQSIPTGTAYAVWVGVGVVLTSAYAMVTKVERATTARLLLLAGIGACVVGLKVVA